Below is a window of Pyrobaculum aerophilum str. IM2 DNA.
CTGGTCTATGTCAACGCCAATCACTTTGGCGCCGGCGAGGGCCCAGGCGGCAGAGAGAGCCATTCCAACGTAGCCCAGCCCGTATACTGCAACTGTGAGCTCGCCTTTTTTAAGGAGATCCGCAAGCATCAGCGGAGAGGGACAACGTTTTTAAAAAATAGCTCTCGCCACTTGGTGGAAATCTACGTAATTGGCTACGGAGGCTGGATATCTAACCCCCTGTTGGGATATCCGTCTCTCTATATTAAAACTGATATAAATGTTCTTATTGATGCAGGTGAATGTACTTTTGCTAAAATGGCCACGTGTCACCTGCCGTGGCCAGACGTAGTATTCATAAGCCACAAGCACGGCGACCATATACTAGGGTTGCCGACTTTTATGCTAATGGCAAGGAGGCTCGGAAAGAGGATAAAAATAGTAGCGAATAAGGAGACGCTTGAAGCGGCAAGGGCCTTGGCCTTAATAACCGGAATTGAGAACGCATTACAACACGTCGAGTTTATTGAGGCTGAAAACGCGTTAAGAATAGGAGAGACTAGTTTTGCCTTTGCCGCAACGGCACATCCCGTGCCCACTCTCGCGATACGGGTTGAACACGGGGGGAAGTGCGTTACATATAGCTCGGATACAAGCCCCTCGGATAAATTAATCGAATTGGCGCGCGGTTGCGACTTGTTAATCCATGAGGCGTCGGGAAATCCGGGGCAAGAGGAGGAGGCCCATAAAGTAGGTCACAGCACAACGGCTGACGCAGTTAATATAGCTCTGAAAGCGGGGGTGAAAATGTTAATGCCTATCCACTTCTACTTAGAGCCTCCGGTAGTGCCGCAGGGCGTTACTATAGTCATCCCAACGCCCTGCGGCAAGATAGTAGTATGAGTTGTTTTAAACTTACGCGAAGACGCGACCTTTTCGCGTTCCCATATCCCGTGGCCATCTGGAGAGATCCGCCGCGGTCTGTGGAGGTGGTCAAAGACATAGCGGAAAGTTACGGAGCCGAGCGCATATACACTGTCGGCGATGTTGTTACGCAGAATTTTTTCAAACATGGCCTAATTCCCACTTCGGCCGCAGTGGATGAAAAGACCAGAAGAGGTGTGAGAATAGAACAATTAGCCGTCTTTAAAAGAGTAATTAAGGTGAACAACCCCCCTGGGTACATAACGGAAGAGGCTTGGTCAGCGGTGGAGGAGGCTGTCAGGGGGGGAGTGATTATCAAAGTAGAGGGAGAAGAGGACATGCTCTCGCTTGCGTTTATCAAACTGGCGCCTCCTAAATCCATAGTGGCCTACGGCCACTACCTCGGGGCGCTCATCGCGTTGCCCGTTGATTGGTATAAAGAGTACGTATTAAAGCTCTTTGACTACTTGGAAAAATGTTAATAATACGGGGTTAAAGGTCTTTCATGAAACCTGTAACTCTTCTGGCAGTAGCAGTAACTGTATTTGTCGTAATAGCCGCCATCACTGTATATAGCAGACTGGCCCAATTTACCCCGCCTCAACAAATTGATGTAAGCGGACTGCCCCTGCCCAAGTGGGCGATATCCTTCGGCAAGACTGATGCGCCAATTACAATAATAGAACTTTATGATCTGCACTGCCCCTTCTGCGCCATAGCTCATGAGCGCCTCGATCCGTTATACAGAGAGCTGTTAAACAGCGGCAAGCTGAGACTCGTGTTTTTAGACCTCATAGTACATCCCGATGCGTTACAAGCCCACCAGTACTTGCACTGCGCGTATAGACAGTTAGGGAATAAAACGTATGATCTCATAACGCAACTCTACCGCCTCCTCGCAGAGGACGAGGTAAACGGCCCTGGAAAACAGCTTGAACTGTTGCAACAGTATAAGTGCGGTGACATGCCGAGCAAGTCTGATTTTGACAACGCCGTCAATGCTTTGTTAAAAGCGCTGGCCCAAAAAGGAGTTTCGATTAGTCAATTAGGGACGCCTACGTTTATAATTATAAAAAACGGCACTGTTAACGTAGTAGTAGGCGCCGATGTGGCGCGAGTGATCTCTCTTATTAGTCAGTAGCTGGGGGAATTAACCTCTCTCTTTCCTTTAACAAGGCTATTGTTCTTGCCTGTTCTAACACTCTAGCCACCTCTATATACCCGTGTTCGTAGAATTGGTCTATTAATCTGGTTAATTCCTCGACTAGAGACGAGTTTGGTTGCATGGTCTGGCTAATTCCACATATATTTAAATGTTTCGCCTATTAGCTATATAATTTTCGTTGGTTGCAGAAATCAGACAGCTGCCGCGGCTTCACAGCTCGTTTTTGGTCGGGCTCATCACTATTTATAGAGAAACCCAGTGGATTTAAGTGAAGTATGAGATAGATAAAAAGCGGCTGGTTATCAGAGTCGTACCCGAGAGGGAAGAGGATTTGTACTTTATATACTTACTTATAGACAAAGGCGACATTATAAGGGGGTGGACAGTTAGGGAGTACAAGCCCGATGGGGTAAAAGAGGGGGAGCGGATTAAAATGTACTTGGCCATTAAAGCCGAGGCTCTTGAGTACCACAAGTTTCGAGGTAGTCTAAGAGTAAGAGGTCCTGTTATTGAGGTTCAAGAAGGCGTAGAGGGCGTAAAGGGGCGGAGACATACATTCGACATATCTATTGGAAGGGAAATAGAAATAGAAAAAAACGAGGACAAGCCGCTAGAGGTCGTTGACGAAATACTCAACATGGCGAAAAACGTCATGCCGAGAATATTGTTAATATCTATTGACGACGAGGAGGCCGCCTTTGCTTATATTACTTCAATAGGAGTTAATGTATTGCATGTAGTGAGGAATGATGCTGAGCGGTCAAGAGGAGATAGCTTGTTACATGACTA
It encodes the following:
- a CDS encoding GTP-dependent dephospho-CoA kinase family protein, coding for MSCFKLTRRRDLFAFPYPVAIWRDPPRSVEVVKDIAESYGAERIYTVGDVVTQNFFKHGLIPTSAAVDEKTRRGVRIEQLAVFKRVIKVNNPPGYITEEAWSAVEEAVRGGVIIKVEGEEDMLSLAFIKLAPPKSIVAYGHYLGALIALPVDWYKEYVLKLFDYLEKC
- a CDS encoding thioredoxin domain-containing protein gives rise to the protein MKPVTLLAVAVTVFVVIAAITVYSRLAQFTPPQQIDVSGLPLPKWAISFGKTDAPITIIELYDLHCPFCAIAHERLDPLYRELLNSGKLRLVFLDLIVHPDALQAHQYLHCAYRQLGNKTYDLITQLYRLLAEDEVNGPGKQLELLQQYKCGDMPSKSDFDNAVNALLKALAQKGVSISQLGTPTFIIIKNGTVNVVVGADVARVISLISQ
- a CDS encoding pelota family protein gives rise to the protein MKYEIDKKRLVIRVVPEREEDLYFIYLLIDKGDIIRGWTVREYKPDGVKEGERIKMYLAIKAEALEYHKFRGSLRVRGPVIEVQEGVEGVKGRRHTFDISIGREIEIEKNEDKPLEVVDEILNMAKNVMPRILLISIDDEEAAFAYITSIGVNVLHVVRNDAERSRGDSLLHDYLVTIGKIAEDLKRRLNPDKVVVTGPHIVVEQIGNYVRGDRVAQSVGGLAGIYEFMRAGLYDGLKTEMGIKAYERLMQLLATERNLVAIGLEEVEMAVAAGRVEILLIVDSYIKEDPHRAWDLIYKVYATRGKIYIIREDLEIGTSLKAMGGVASILRW
- a CDS encoding MBL fold metallo-hydrolase codes for the protein MEIYVIGYGGWISNPLLGYPSLYIKTDINVLIDAGECTFAKMATCHLPWPDVVFISHKHGDHILGLPTFMLMARRLGKRIKIVANKETLEAARALALITGIENALQHVEFIEAENALRIGETSFAFAATAHPVPTLAIRVEHGGKCVTYSSDTSPSDKLIELARGCDLLIHEASGNPGQEEEAHKVGHSTTADAVNIALKAGVKMLMPIHFYLEPPVVPQGVTIVIPTPCGKIVV